Genomic segment of Oceanimonas sp. GK1:
GGGCCGGCGGTGCTGGCGGTGAGTTTTGATGCCATGCCGGCCCAGGCGTTACAGGCGCTGCAACAACGACTGGCGATCACGGTGCCGGTGGTGGCCAGCCTGGAGGGGCCCTGGCCCTTTGAGCTGCCCCGCGTGTTGCCCACGACGTTTGTGCTCGATCCCGACGGCAAGCTGGCCGAGCGTCATCAGGGCGAGCTCAAGGCCGAGGATATTGCGCGCTGGCAGGATACTTACTGGAAGGATTAGAGGGCTCGTAGCTACTCCCTCTTCCCTGAAGTTAGTTCCTCAGCGCGTCCCATTCCTGCTGCTGCTGGCGCAGCTGCTCCAGCCGGGCGCCGAGGCGGGCCCGTTGCATGGCATCCTGTGACAGGGTGGCAGCCAGTTCCATTTGCTGCACGGCCACGTCAAAGCGGCCTTCCAGGGCGGCCAGCTCGGCCTGGGCCCGGCGAAAGGCGGACTCGTCCCCCAGTGGGCGCAGGGCCTGGGCCAGCAGCTCCCACACCAGGGCATTGTCGCCGTAGCGGCGGGCGTGGTCGTCGAGCAGGGTGGCGGCGTCCTGGTGGCGTCCGGCCTGCAGCAGGGTATCGGCCAGGTTGATCATCACCACCCGGTTGTCGGGCAGGCGCCGGTGAGCCCCTTCCAGCCGGGAGATGGCGGCATCATGACGGCCTTCGGCATTGTCGAGATCGGTCAGGGCGTCAAGCACGAACAGGTTGTTGCCATGCCCCCTGGCCACCTGTTCCAGCAGCGGCCGGGCGGCCTCGGGCTGGTTGATGGCCATCAGCGCCAGTGCCTGACCATAGCGGGCGGCGTCCGGCAGCCAGCCGTCGTTGCCGGCGGCGGCCTGCTCAAAGTATTTGTGCAGCTCCTGGGTGCCCGCCTGCTGCAGCCGCACCATGATGCGGGCCTTGGCCAGCTGAAAGTTCAGGGATGGCGCCAGCGGACGCACCGCATATTCCGCTGCCCGGGTGCGGGCCTCGGCGATGCGGCTGGCGGGCAGGGGATGAGTCAGCAGCATCTGGGGCGGAGTGCTGGCAAACTGGTACTTGTCGGACAGCTTCTGAAAGAAACTGGCCATGGCGTTGGGATCGAAACCGGCGTTGTGCAGCAGGCGCAGGCCCAACCGGTCGGCCTCGAATTCGTTGTCCCGGGTATAGTTGATGGCCGATTGCATGCGCAGCCCCAGGGTGGTCTGCAGTGCCGCCATGCCCGCCTGGGGATTGACCACCGCCAGGGCCACCGAGCCCACCAGGCCGGCAATGGTCAGGGGGGTGCTGCGCGACTGGGACTCCAGATAACGGGCAATATGACGCTGGGTGACGTGGGTGATTTCGTGGGCCATGACCGAGGCCAGCTCGCTTTCGTTGTCTGCGTACAGGAACAGGCCGGTATGCAACTGCACCACGCCGCCGAGAAAGGCGCTGGCGTTGATGCTGTCGTCCCTGATCAACAGAAAGCGAAACGGAAAGCGCACCGAGTCGGCCTGGGACAACAGTTGCAGCCCCAGATCGCTGATGTACTCGTTGAGCACGGGATCGTCCACCACCGGCTGGTTGGCCCGGGCAAAGCGGCTGAAGGCCTCGCCAAAGCGCACTTCGCGCTCCACCGACATGGCACTGACCCCGGCGGTGCCGATATCGGGCAGGCTGTTGTCGGCCAGTGCGGGCAGGGCCAGGGTAAGGGCCAGGATCAGGGGCGCGGTGCTTAACTTCATGGATAAACCTTTTGCCGGTGCATAACGGGCAGAATAACCGTCCGTATCGGGTGGAACAAGCATTGTTTGCGGACCGCAGGCGGGGGATAATGCTTTCTTTTTTCAGGAACTGAGCCATGGATCTGCTGGATGCCAGTGCCCTGCGCTGCCCCCTGCCGCTGCTGGAGCTCAAGCTCTGGCTGAAGTCGGCCGACAGCGGGCGGCGGCTCAGGCTGGTGCTGGCCGACCCGGGTTCGCGCCAGGACATTCCCGCCTATCTCGAGCGCATCGGGCAAGGGGTTGAGGTGGTGAAGGAAGACACACACCGGCTCGAACTCATCGTAACCAAACACCCATAAGGACCCTTCGCATGTTGGATATTCTCAGGCACTGGTATCGGCAGCGCTTCTCCGACCCGGGCGCGGTCGTGCTGTTTTTGCTGCTGCTGTTCGGCTTTGTGGTGGTGTATTTCATGGGGCGCATTCTGGCGCCGTTTTTTGCCGCCGTGGTGATTGCCTACCTGCTGGAATGGCCGGTGGGCCGGCTGCGCCGGCTGGGGCTGGGCCGGGGGCCGGCGGCGGGGCTGGTGCTGCTGGTATTTGCGGTGCTGCTGGTGCTGTCACTGGTGAGTCTGGTGCCCTCCATCCTGACCCAGACTGCCAACCTGGCCCGGGAAATTCCTACCATGATCAACCGCGCTCAGGAAGTGTTGCTGACCCTGCCCGAGCAGTACCCGGAGCTGGTGGACGTGACCCTGGTACAGAACCTGCTCGACGACGTGCGCGGCCGGCTGCTGGGCTCGGCGGATGCCATACTGAGCGTGTCCATCAGCTCGCTGACCAATGTGGCGGTACTGCTGGTGTATCTGATCCTGGTGTCGGTGCTGGTGTTTTTTATGCTGAAAGACAAGCCGGCGCTGCTTAACAGCATGAGCCGCTTTTTGCCGCAGAACCGGGAGCTGATCTCCCGGGTCTGGCACGAGATGAACCTGCAAATCGCCAATTATGTACGCGGCAAGGTCATTGAAATCCTGATCGTGGGTGGCGTCAGCTACGTTACCTTTGCCCTGCTGGGGCTCAACTATGCCCTGCTGCTGGCGGTGCTGGTGGGCTTTTCGGTGCTTATTCCCTATATCGGCGCCGCCGCCGCCACCGTGCCGGTGGCCATGGTGGGGTTGTTCCAGTGGGGTTTTACCCCGCCGTTTTTCTACCTGATGGTGGCCTACGCCATTATTCAGGCGCTGGACGGCAACGTGCTGGTGCCGGTGCTGTTCTCCGAAGCGGTCAACCTGCATCCCATCGCCATTATTGTGGCGGTGCTGGTGTTTGGCGGTTTCTGGGGCTTCTGGGGGGTGTTTTTCGCCATTCCCCTGGCCACCCTGGTCAAGGCGGTGATCAACGCCTGGCCTCACCATGACACGGCACCGGCCGGGCCGGCCTGATCTTCAATCGAGCTATTGCAAGGAATACAGAGTGAGAGAACATTTCGCTTCCCGCTTCGGGTTTATCATGGCGGCCGCGGGCGCGGCAGTGGGGCTGGGCAATATCTGGGGCTTTCCCACCCAGGCCGCCAGCAACGGCGGCGGCGCCTTTCTGGTGGCCTACCTGGTGCTGGTGCTGCTGCTGGCGTTTCCCATGCTGGTGATGGAAGTGGCCATCGGCCGCCATGGTCAGGCCAACCCGGTGGACTCGGTGCGCAAGCTGGGTCACAGCCCGTGGCAAAAGCGGCTGGCGTCGCTGGTGGGCTACGCCGGCATGCTGGTGCCGAGCCTGGTGCTGTCGTTTTATGCCATCGTGGCCGGCTGGCTGCTGGCCTTTCTCGCCGCCAGCATCACCCGCATGCTGGGCTGGCAGGCGGCCACCGACTGGCTGGAGGCCTTTGGCCTGGGCCGCAACATCGTCTGGACCCTGGTGTTTTACCTGCTCACCATACTGGTGGTGCAGGCCGGGGTACGACGGGGTATTGAGCGCTGGTCGGCGCGGCTGATGCCGGCGCTGTTTGTGCTGTTTATTTTGCTGTTTGGCTACATCCTCACCCAGAGCGGCGCCATCGACGGGCTGCGTCATTACCTGATCCCCGACTTCAGCAAGGTGATGGACGGCCAGCTGCTGATCAGCGCCATGGGCCAGGCCTTTTTCTCGCTGACCATCGGCGGCTGCTCCATGCTGATGTACGGCTCCTACCTGAGCCGGCAGGAAAGCATTCCCGCCACCGCCTTTCAGGTGACCCTGATCGACACCGGCGTGGCCTTTCTGGCGGGCCTGGTGATTTTGCCGGCCATGTTTGTGGCCATGCACAACGGCGTGACCATTTACGCCGAAGACGGCAGCCTGCTGAGCAGCGATACCCTGGTCTTCCAGGTACTGCCGGCCTTGTTCGACACCATGGGGCCGGTGGGCCTGGTGATGGCGCTGGTGTTTTTCGTGCTGATGGGCATCGCCGCCCTGACTTCGTCCATCTCCATGCTGGAGGTGCCGGTGTCCTACGCCACCGAGCGTTTTCAGGCCCCCCGGCCATTGATGACCTGGCTGTTGGGCGGCGCCCTGGCGCTATTTAGTGTGGTGATCTGCCTGAACTTCGGCGCCCTGTTTGGCCTGGTGATCAGGCTCTCCACCCAGAACATTCAGCCGCTGGTGGGGCTCGGGTTCTGCGTGCTGGGCGGCTGGATGTGGGGCCGGGCCAAGTTGTTTGAAGAGCTGGTTAAAGGCACGCCGGCGCTGGCCGACAGCCTGTTCTGGCGCATCTGGCCCTGGTATGTGCGGCTGGTCTGCCCGCTGCTGGTGGTGCTGGTGATCGGCGCCAGCTGGTGAGTTAAAGCGGGGGAATGGGGATTAGGGACTGGTGAGCCGTTTTTAACTGCCCGGATTAATCCGGGCACACCAGTTGCCTGTTATATCATTTGCCAGGCTGCACCCACGGCCTCCGATATCCCTAGTCCCTAGTCCCTAGTCCCTAGTCCCTAGTCCCTGATCAATACAGCATGCTATACAGCTTGCGGCGATAGCGGGACGCCACCGGATCGGCGCCCATGCTGGTGAGCATGTCGAGCAGGTGTTTTCTGGCGTCGCCAAACGACAGATCCTTTTGCAGTATTTCGGTCAGTAACTGCAGCGCTTCCTCCTGACGGCCGGCCTGAAAATACTGCACCGCCAGCTCTTCCTTCAGACCCAGATCTTCCGGTGCGGCGGCCAGCCGTTGCTCCAGCTCGCGCAGCTCGGGGCTATCGGCGGCTTCCTGGGCCAGCTCCAGCCGGGCCAGCACATGCTGGTACTGGGCGTCCTGATCCGCCATGCCAATGGTGTCCAGTAACTGCCGGGTCTCTTCCAGCTTGTTCAGGGCCAACGCCGTTTCGGCCAGGGTCAGGCGAATGGCCGGGGTGTCATCCAGCGCCCTGGCCTGTTGCAGTAGGTCGTAGGCGGCTTGTGGGTCCAGGCCCAGCATCTGTTTGGCCTGATCCAGCAGCAGCTCGGCCTGGTTGGGCTGATAGGGCTGGAGAAACCCCTTGAGGGCGGCTTCGTCCTGGGGGCCTTCCAGTATGTCAACCGGCTGGCCGCCCTTGAATGCCACCAGGGCCGGCAGCGCCTGCAGGCCCAGCTGCACGGCCAGGCTCTGCAGTTGCGGATCCGCCACGTCCACCCGGGCCAGGTCCACATGGCCGTTGTCGGCACCAATCAGCCGCTCAAGCTGTGCGCTCATGGGCTGGCACTCGGGCACCTGATCGGCGTGGAAAAAAATCACCACCGTCTTGTCCATGGATGCCTGGATCAGCGCCTGCTGAAAATTCTCTACCGTGATATCAACGATCATTGAAAAGCCTCTTTAGGGGTTTATGGCTAAATTGGGTTGCAGACCGGTAATTTCAAGCGCCGGGGCGCAATCGCCGAGGGAGAGTCGGCGCAGCCGGCCGGCCTCGCCCGCCACCGCCAGGGTGAGGCTGGTATGGCCAAGGCCTCCCTGAAACAGTCGGTAGGGCTGGCCATTGAAGCGGGCGAGGGGCTGGCCGGGTTGCCACTCTACCCCGGCGAGGTTGTTGGCGATGCCCCCGCCATCGGCCTTGAGCACCGCCTCCTTGACGGTCCACAGCCGCTGAAAGTCATGGGCCGGCTGGCGGCTTTCGGCCAGCCATGCCTGTTCTGCATCGGCGAGGTAGCGCCGGGCCAGGCGGGTGATGCGGGGGCCGTCCAGCTGCCGGCTTTCCAGATCCACCCCCACCGGGGCGCAGGGACTGAACGCCAGCGCCAGCAGTGAGCCGCTGTGGCTCAGGTTGAACTGCCAGCCGCGGTCGGCCAGCTCCGGCTTGCCCCGGTTGTTGAGGCCAATGTCGAGGGCGGCGGGGGGCTCGCCCAGCAGTTGGCCCAGGCGCTGGCGCAACAGGTAGCGCCCCAGCAGAAACAGCCGGGCCTGAACCGCACCGGGAAGGCCCTGCAGGCGCTGGCGTTCGGCCCGGGAGAGCGATTTACAGGCATTTTGTGGCGGTTTTATCGCCATGACGTCACAAACCAGCAGTTCGACGGCAATATCGTTGTTTTCACTCATTTTTCGCTTTGCAAAACACGCAGAAATTGGACTATGCTGAGGCCCATTCTTCGGTTGCCATTGTTCCTATGATCAAACATATCATTGTTATCGGCAGTCTGCTGGTGATGGCCGGGTGCAGCAGCACACCGACACCGGAGTCAGGCAAAAGGATGACTGGCAAAAAGCCGTCCTCTTCCCTGACTTACAGCATCAGCACCGAGCCCATGAAGCCCAAGCGCAGCCAGGCCATGGTCAGTGATCTGCACCAGGTTTACCAGCGCTGGCGGGGCGTTCCCTACCGTTTTGGCGGCGCCAGCGAGCAGGGCATCGACTGCTCCGCCTTTACCCAGACCCTGTATCAGGAAGCCTTTGGCCTGGAGCTGCCGCGCAGCACCAATGAGCAGGTATTACTGGGGCGGGAAGTGGAGCGGAGCGAGCTGCGCCCCGGTGATCTGGTGTTTTTCCGCACCGGCCGCAGCACCCGCCACAACGGGGTTTACATCGGCAACGGCAAGTTTGCCCATGCTTCCTCCAGTGTGGGGGTAACCATCTCCAGCCTGGACAATGTCTACTGGCGCAGCCGCTACTGGCAGGCCCGCCGGGTACTGGACGAGATGTAAAGCCGGGATGGGGACGGGTGACCTGAGAGCAACATTCTCGGCATCCTTCCCTAATCCCTAATCCCTAATCCCTAATCCCTAATCCCTAATCCCGGTTCTTACTCATTTCCCCTGAAACCGGTTCAGCTCGTTCATCACCTGCATCAGCAGGGTCAGCTCCGGATTGCTGCCTTCCCGCTCGCGGTAATCGGCGGCATTCAGCAACTGCAAGTCACCACGGCGGTTGAACAGGGTGATGTCGTCATGCTGGTAAATGGCGTATTCCTCTTCGTCCGACGCCAGCCGCCAGCGGCCATGGCGGGCGGTAAACAGCGACTGGCCACTGGCATAGCTGCGCAGCGGGTTGCTGACGCCCAGTGCCTGCTGCAGCAGGGTGGGGGCCACGTCCAGATGGCTGGTGGGATGCTCAACGCGCTGGGGGCCCGTGCGGCCGGGCCAGGCCACCACCAGGGGCACGCGCAGCTGGGCCGGTGAATAGGCGTTGCCAAAGCCCCAGGTATTGTTACCGTTGTCGTTGAATTCCATGCCGTGACCGGAGGTCACTATGACCAGGGTGTTCCGCTCCAGGCCGCGCACCAGGCCCAGCAGGCCGCCCAGCAGCTGATCGGTGTAAAACACCGCGTTGCGATAGCGGTTGAGCAGGGCGTCGTGCTGTTCTGCCTGGTAGCTATCGGCCGGATTCAGTTGCTGCAGCGACGGCTGAAAGGGGCCGTCCATGCCCTCGGGCAAGGACAGTGAGTTGAGCGCATCAAGGTACACATAGGAGAACCAGGGCCGCTCGTCCTGCTGCTGGCTCAGCCAGCCGGCAAAGCGACCCAGCATCAGACGATCCCCCTCGGCGCCACCGGGGGCGGGCTGCAGGGCGGGGCTGCGCAGGGTGGTGAATATGGCATCCCGGTACAGGGCGGCATCGGTACCGCCGCTGGCAAAGAGGCCGATGCGATAGTCCTGGCGCTGCAATTCGTCCACCAGTACGGGGGCGGTGCCTTCCAGTTCTGCTTCCCGCCGGTAGTGGGCAGGCAGGCTGTAGAACAGGCTGAACAGCGCCGGCTCCGGGCGGTTGCCGGCACTGAGGTGGTTGTCAAAGCGCAGGTGCTGGGCGGCAAAGCGGCTCAGGTTGGGCATGGTGATGGGGTCGAGCTGATCGGCCC
This window contains:
- a CDS encoding DUF3413 domain-containing protein, encoding MVETGPHYRDNVSRLIGWGHWFVFFNILLAMAVSSRYLFAAGLPDSALGIGYMLVSWVGHFAFLTFGTYLLTLFPLTFLFPKLRAVQFMGAGIATSALTLLLVDTQVFSLFGFHLNPSVWRLLLDQAQAEGAPGWGWLFALVPVLFVLELWLGAWLWRWSPRRSRSLSRPLTLPLLVCFFLTHSVHIWADATLYTPITLQKANFPLSYPMTAKGFLIRQGWLDEESYRQRSEQVSDSPQQRLNYPLRPLSVQPPEQAPNILLVVADGLRADQLDPITMPNLSRFAAQHLRFDNHLSAGNRPEPALFSLFYSLPAHYRREAELEGTAPVLVDELQRQDYRIGLFASGGTDAALYRDAIFTTLRSPALQPAPGGAEGDRLMLGRFAGWLSQQQDERPWFSYVYLDALNSLSLPEGMDGPFQPSLQQLNPADSYQAEQHDALLNRYRNAVFYTDQLLGGLLGLVRGLERNTLVIVTSGHGMEFNDNGNNTWGFGNAYSPAQLRVPLVVAWPGRTGPQRVEHPTSHLDVAPTLLQQALGVSNPLRSYASGQSLFTARHGRWRLASDEEEYAIYQHDDITLFNRRGDLQLLNAADYREREGSNPELTLLMQVMNELNRFQGK
- a CDS encoding AI-2E family transporter yields the protein MLDILRHWYRQRFSDPGAVVLFLLLLFGFVVVYFMGRILAPFFAAVVIAYLLEWPVGRLRRLGLGRGPAAGLVLLVFAVLLVLSLVSLVPSILTQTANLAREIPTMINRAQEVLLTLPEQYPELVDVTLVQNLLDDVRGRLLGSADAILSVSISSLTNVAVLLVYLILVSVLVFFMLKDKPALLNSMSRFLPQNRELISRVWHEMNLQIANYVRGKVIEILIVGGVSYVTFALLGLNYALLLAVLVGFSVLIPYIGAAAATVPVAMVGLFQWGFTPPFFYLMVAYAIIQALDGNVLVPVLFSEAVNLHPIAIIVAVLVFGGFWGFWGVFFAIPLATLVKAVINAWPHHDTAPAGPA
- a CDS encoding 4'-phosphopantetheinyl transferase superfamily protein → MSENNDIAVELLVCDVMAIKPPQNACKSLSRAERQRLQGLPGAVQARLFLLGRYLLRQRLGQLLGEPPAALDIGLNNRGKPELADRGWQFNLSHSGSLLALAFSPCAPVGVDLESRQLDGPRITRLARRYLADAEQAWLAESRQPAHDFQRLWTVKEAVLKADGGGIANNLAGVEWQPGQPLARFNGQPYRLFQGGLGHTSLTLAVAGEAGRLRRLSLGDCAPALEITGLQPNLAINP
- a CDS encoding TlpA disulfide reductase family protein, whose amino-acid sequence is MGKLQVWFLTALLLLAGCREAATLSLADGSQQRLQDYRGEWLVVNYFAEWCAPCLRELPLLNELGEAAGPAVLAVSFDAMPAQALQALQQRLAITVPVVASLEGPWPFELPRVLPTTFVLDPDGKLAERHQGELKAEDIARWQDTYWKD
- a CDS encoding sodium-dependent transporter — translated: MREHFASRFGFIMAAAGAAVGLGNIWGFPTQAASNGGGAFLVAYLVLVLLLAFPMLVMEVAIGRHGQANPVDSVRKLGHSPWQKRLASLVGYAGMLVPSLVLSFYAIVAGWLLAFLAASITRMLGWQAATDWLEAFGLGRNIVWTLVFYLLTILVVQAGVRRGIERWSARLMPALFVLFILLFGYILTQSGAIDGLRHYLIPDFSKVMDGQLLISAMGQAFFSLTIGGCSMLMYGSYLSRQESIPATAFQVTLIDTGVAFLAGLVILPAMFVAMHNGVTIYAEDGSLLSSDTLVFQVLPALFDTMGPVGLVMALVFFVLMGIAALTSSISMLEVPVSYATERFQAPRPLMTWLLGGALALFSVVICLNFGALFGLVIRLSTQNIQPLVGLGFCVLGGWMWGRAKLFEELVKGTPALADSLFWRIWPWYVRLVCPLLVVLVIGASW
- a CDS encoding M48 family metalloprotease, which translates into the protein MKLSTAPLILALTLALPALADNSLPDIGTAGVSAMSVEREVRFGEAFSRFARANQPVVDDPVLNEYISDLGLQLLSQADSVRFPFRFLLIRDDSINASAFLGGVVQLHTGLFLYADNESELASVMAHEITHVTQRHIARYLESQSRSTPLTIAGLVGSVALAVVNPQAGMAALQTTLGLRMQSAINYTRDNEFEADRLGLRLLHNAGFDPNAMASFFQKLSDKYQFASTPPQMLLTHPLPASRIAEARTRAAEYAVRPLAPSLNFQLAKARIMVRLQQAGTQELHKYFEQAAAGNDGWLPDAARYGQALALMAINQPEAARPLLEQVARGHGNNLFVLDALTDLDNAEGRHDAAISRLEGAHRRLPDNRVVMINLADTLLQAGRHQDAATLLDDHARRYGDNALVWELLAQALRPLGDESAFRRAQAELAALEGRFDVAVQQMELAATLSQDAMQRARLGARLEQLRQQQQEWDALRN
- a CDS encoding NlpC/P60 family protein — translated: MTGKKPSSSLTYSISTEPMKPKRSQAMVSDLHQVYQRWRGVPYRFGGASEQGIDCSAFTQTLYQEAFGLELPRSTNEQVLLGREVERSELRPGDLVFFRTGRSTRHNGVYIGNGKFAHASSSVGVTISSLDNVYWRSRYWQARRVLDEM
- a CDS encoding tetratricopeptide repeat protein, whose amino-acid sequence is MIVDITVENFQQALIQASMDKTVVIFFHADQVPECQPMSAQLERLIGADNGHVDLARVDVADPQLQSLAVQLGLQALPALVAFKGGQPVDILEGPQDEAALKGFLQPYQPNQAELLLDQAKQMLGLDPQAAYDLLQQARALDDTPAIRLTLAETALALNKLEETRQLLDTIGMADQDAQYQHVLARLELAQEAADSPELRELEQRLAAAPEDLGLKEELAVQYFQAGRQEEALQLLTEILQKDLSFGDARKHLLDMLTSMGADPVASRYRRKLYSMLY
- a CDS encoding sulfurtransferase TusA family protein, with amino-acid sequence MDLLDASALRCPLPLLELKLWLKSADSGRRLRLVLADPGSRQDIPAYLERIGQGVEVVKEDTHRLELIVTKHP